Proteins encoded in a region of the Phoenix dactylifera cultivar Barhee BC4 chromosome 3, palm_55x_up_171113_PBpolish2nd_filt_p, whole genome shotgun sequence genome:
- the LOC103709716 gene encoding uncharacterized protein LOC103709716 isoform X3 produces MPPEPVPWDRKDSVFKERKHETGTGSDAPGSGSSFSTPRWREPFHGPRDFSRASPRRPPSGHYRQGGSYHQIYPDESGAHGCTPSRSDRFWLEDESFRPSSGRYGVVGGGGGGRSGSGGSREGRGSFRRFPYWDSVDFSRQQHHDPHVTAQRSVAVPIPPASQPPLKDPNDKTGGGAEDGSGTGHRSEQDHSLGSISWKPLKWSRPGSLSFTKAGRSESEETGLEVSVPPGKESPIRSPVASPAPSDEGAPRKKPRLGWGQGLAKYEKQKVEGSLDPPGTAAKVSVNDTSPKVVGLAGCPSPATPGSFTCSSSPAGIEEKPCIKAVNGENDTSHCSDSSEEFSIRLGYMKGNPINILNTLLADLLQPEDASSGDSTFSRETAMNKLLLLKSGVSKELEKTEYELDLFENKLKSMDSDAENDPYQSSFTIPANSAPEPCIESSDVASKDSNPSKYHEFSSSACTGNPALYTNSLNDNNTEIKDGDVDNPQAASSRFNNLACSSRGVHDHNNEKLAGCFEIFEKVRFKVPEIRHFILSDAERPTAVCDHGDGNCVEAASSSENGNSEASLHGKTDCNLISLIMASNWDAAKKASQVFHKALPTDPPQFDVWELGKLLSPSKNDLRVKEKLAIHKGLLKFKERVLALKFRALHHLWKEDLRLLSIRKHRTKSSKRFELSSRASQGGSQKQRCSFRSRFALPGNLTLVPTTEIVEFTSKLLSDSQIKLYRNNLKMPALIFDEKERKQTKFITSNRLIEDPISFEKERAMINPWTQEEKEVFMEMLATFGKDFTKISSFLSHKTTADCIEFYYKNHKSESFKEVKKRLDLKKQWQCLPTSNYLVTSGKKWNRGINAASLDMLGAASMVAAHSSGNAKSQQRYAGRSIHGTYNGLKVPCGNYRSLETVSSVEIPGHERETVAADVLAGMCGALSSEAMSSCVTSSIDPVEKMSFMAVERPLTLEVTQIFDEGTCSNEGCGDLDSFDWTDEEKSMFIRALSMYGKDFARISRRVGTRSREQCKIFFSKARKCLGLDVIHQGISNGGMPMGDANGGRGDADDACAAEMDSAICSTQSCSKMDADVCQSVAKINSEGWVNAAMTPLQAETDRTSEQGVVGGINLEEEGKVDKHVSVLPENKLVSEGDNPQSVFTLKKNADAAIRSNESVQLHEAVECVHAAMKIGGSMVSPVEPAFTACMEVESKAHIDDVVQQKGNGGKFSADVMKKEVDVPLLVPETGSCNKQQMDIDLINGGKICSASNSKVDLNSLLPGKKVDDCPRSTFAPDCQHQIHLDLLRCLQKIPQGISLKQENPDSLLLNSVLPDPSSICFEGPHLVASQAMNFEEHGNKQHLNPAARDLYQQYMIRNPFLHLVDQPLHVLRGYQLQVKNQEVKREADPLIGEKPVLIESHPKKNGVSQSNQFFTSEMHGDHCYRSSLSRSRPGVLFPLRSEAQPEAQLRHCSQNACSEPEEQTHQASDVKLFGQIICHPSSSQKSNSSPHECNSKPSSPRINRSSTGKPSNAVKAGMPFASTPGNSGHVGLEELPVRSYGFCDGNRLQSGFSSLPESAVMLAKYHGSLAGMSFYTAKDSVPSSNGILAQQSYMQHLASDGKRLESFCELQKRNGIEMVSGFQQQGRVARLGANMVGGGILGSGGVSDPVAALKMHYAARANVLSGEMESWRGDIGGR; encoded by the exons ATGCCTCCAGAACCAGTGCCTTGGGATCGCAAGGACTCGGTGTTCAAGGAGAGGAAGCACGAGACAGGGACTGGCTCCGACGCCCCAGGCAGCGGTTCCTCGTTCTCCACACCGCGGTGGAGGGAGCCCTTCCACGGGCCCCGTGACTTCTCCCGCGCTTCCCCTCGTCGGCCTCCATCAG GTCACTACCGGCAGGGAGGTAGTTATCATCAGATTTACCCCGACGAGTCGGGCGCCCATGGGTGCACCCCTTCCCGGTCAGATAGATTTTGGTTGGAAGATGAGAGCTTTAGGCCTTCTTCGGGAAGATATGGCGTTgtcggcggcggtggcggcggacGGAGCGGCAGTGGAGGCAGCAGGGAGGGCCGGGGATCTTTCCGGCGGTTCCCTTATTGGGACTCCGTCGACTTCTCACGGCAGCAGCATCACGACCCTCATGTGACCGCTCAGAGGTCAGTCGCAGTTCCGATCCCGCCCGCATCTCAACCGCCCTTGAAAGATCCAAATGATAAGACCGGTGGCGGTGCGGAGGATGGCTCGGGCACAGGCCACAGATCCGAACAGGACCATTCGTTGGGTTCGATCTCGTGGAAGCCCCTTAAGTGGAGCCGTCCCGGTAGCCTTTCCTTCACGAAGGCTGGCAGATCTGAGTCGGAGGAGACCGGGCTCGAGGTGTCGGTGCCTCCTGGGAAAGAGAGTCCGATCAGATCTCCGGTGGCGTCCCCTGCACCCTCTGATGAAGGTGCTCCTAGGAAGAAGCCGCGTCTTGGGTGGGGCCAGGGCCTGGCAAAGTATGAGAAGCAGAAGGTGGAAGGATCTCTGGATCCCCCTGGGACTGCTGCCAAGGTGTCTGTCAATGACACTAGCCCGAAAGTTGTGGGTCTTGCTGGATGCCCTTCTCCCGCAACTCCAGGATCATTCACCTGCAGTTCATCACCAG CAGGCATAGAGGAGAAGCCTTGCATCAAGGCAGTGAATGGTGAGAATGATACAAGTCATTGCAGTGATTCGTCCGAGGAATTCTCTATTAGGTTAGGTTACATGAAGGGTAATCCTATTAACATCCTGAATACTCTGCTTGCTGATTTATTGCAACCTGAGGATGCCAGTTCTGGGGATTCCACTTTCTCAAGAGAAACTGCTATGAACAAGTTGCTGTTATTAAAATCGGGTGTTTCTAAGGAATTGGAGAAAACTGAATATGAACTCGATTTGTTTGAAAACAAACTCAAGTCCATGGATAGTGATGCTGAAAATGATCCTTATCAAAGTTCTTTTACAATACCAGCTAATAGTGCACCAGAACCTTGCATAGAGTCATCTGATGTTGCATCAAAAGATTCTAATCCTTCGAAATATCATGAGTTTTCTTCTTCTGCATGTACAGGGAATCCTGCCCTATATACCAATTCCTTGAATGACAATAATACTGAAATTAAAGATGGGGATGTGGATAACCCGCAAGCAGCTTCATCTAGATTTAACAATTTAGCATGCTCCAGTAGGGGAGTTCATGATCACAACAATGAAAAATTGGCTGGATGCTTTGAGATTTTTGAGAAGGTCAGGTTCAAGGTCCCAGAAATCCGACATTTTATCTTATCTGATGCGGAAAGACCTACAGCTGTATGTGATCATGGAGATGGGAATTGTGTAGAGGCAGCAAGTAGTAGCGAGAATGGTAACTCTGAAGCAAGTTTACATGGCAAGACAGACTGTAATTTAATAAGTTTAATTATGGCTTCTAATTGGGATGCTGCAAAAAAAGCTTCACAAGTATTTCATAAGGCATTGCCTACTGATCCACCTCAGTTTGATGTTTGGGAATTAGGTAAACTTTTGTCACCGAGTAAAAATGATCTCCGAGTCAAAGAAAAGCTTGCTATTCACAAGGGCTTGCTGAAATTCAAAGAGCGAGTTCTTGCTCTCAAGTTCAGGGCACTCCACCATTTATGGAAGGAGGATCTACGGTTGCTTTCTATAAGAAAGCATCGTACAAAGTCAAGCAAGCGTTTTGAATTAAGTAGCCGAGCATCACAGGGTGGTTCTCAAAAGCAACGTTGTTCTTTCCGGTCAAGGTTTGCACTGCCTG GTAATTTAACTCTAGTTCCTACCACAGAAATAGTAGAGTTTACAAGCAAGTTGCTGTCAGATTCCCAAATCAAGCTCTACAGGAATAACTTGAAGATGCCAGCTCTAATTTTTgatgagaaggagaggaaacagACAAAGTTTATCACAAGTAATAGACTGATAGAAGACCCAATCTCTTTTGAGAAGGAACGAGCAATGATAAACCCATGGAcgcaagaagaaaaggaagtctTCATGGAGATGCTTGCCACATTTGGTAAAGATTTTACGaagatttcttcttttcttagcCACAAAACGACAGCAGACTGCATTGAGTTTTATTACAAGAACCATAAGTCTGAAAGTTTCAAAGAAGTAAAGAAACGGTTGGATCTTAAAAAGCAGTGGCAGTGCTTGCCTACCAGCAATTATCTTGTAACATCAGGAAAGAAGTGGAATCGTGGAATAAATGCTGCTTCACTAGATATGCTTGGGGCAGCATCGATGGTAGCAGCACACAGCAGTGGTAATGCAAAGAGCCAACAAAGGTATGCTGGAAGGTCCATTCATGGAACCTATAATGGCCTGAAAGTGCCTTGCGGGAATTATAGGTCATTGGAAACGGTAAGCAGTGTTGAAATACCAGGGCATGAGAGAGAAACTGTAGCTGCTGATGTTTTAGCGGGCATGTGTGGCGCTCTATCCTCTGAAGCAATGAGCTCTTGTGTTACTAGTTCTATCGACCCTGTCGAGAAGATGAGCTTCATGGCAGTGGAGCGACCCTTGACACTAGAAGTTACCCAAATTTTTGATGAGGGCACTTGTTCAAATGAAGGCTGTGGTGACTTGGACTCGTTTGATTGGACTGATGAGGAGAAGTCCATGTTTATCCGAGCTTTGAGCATGTATGGCAAAGATTTTGCAAGGATCTCACGGCGTGTAGGGACAAGATCAAGGGAGCAATGCAAGATCTTCTTTAGTAAAGCTAGAAAATGTCTTGGCCTAGATGTGATCCACCAAGGAATTAGCAATGGGGGAATGCCAATGGGTGATGCCAATGGAGGAAGGGGTGATGCCGATGATGCTTGTGCTGCTGAGATGGATTCTGCAATTTGCAGTACGCAGTCTTGTTCTAAAATGGATGCAGATGTGTGCCAGTCTGTGGCCAAGATTAACAGTGAAGGGTGGGTTAATGCTGCCATGACTCCCCTGCAGGCTGAAACTGATAGAACAAGCGAGCAGGGTGTCGTGGGAGGAATAAATCTGGAGGAAGAGGGGAAGGTTGATAAGCATGTGTCTGTTCTTCCTGAGAATAAGCTGGTAAGTGAAGGGGACAATCCTCAGTCTGTTTTTACTTTGAAGAAAAATGCTGATGCTGCAATAAGATCTAATGAATCTGTACAGCTTCATGAAGCTGTAGAGTGTGTTCATGCAGCAATGAAGATTGGGGGAAGTATGGTCTCTCCAGTTGAACCTGCCTTTACAGCATGTATGGAAGTCGAGTCCAAAGCTCACATTGATGATGTGGTCCAGCAAAAAGGTAATGGCGGAAAATTTTCTGCAGATGTGATGAAAAAGGAAGTAGATGTGCCATTGCTGGTGCCTGAGACTGGGTCATGTAATAAACAGCAGATGGATATAGACTTAATTAATGGTGGCAAAATTTGCTCTGCAAGCAATTCTAAGGTTGATCTAAATTCTCTGCTCCCAGGAAAGAAAGTTGATGATTGCCCCAGGTCCACATTTGCCCCCGATTGCCAGCATCAGATACACCTGGATCTGCTCCGGTGTCTGCAGAAAATACCTCAGGGCATCTCATTGAAGCAGGAGAATCCCGACTCTTTACTGTTGAACTCAGTGTTGCCTGATCCATCTTCTATTTGTTTTGAGGGCCCTCATCTTGTAGCTTCCCAGGCTATGAATTTTGAGGAGCATGGGAACAAGCAGCATCTGAATCCAGCAGCCAGAGATCTTTACCAGCAGTATATGATAAGAAATCCATTTCTGCATCTGGTTGACCAGCCCTTGCATGTTCTCAGAGGCTATCAGCTGCAGGTCAAAAATCAGGAGGTGAAGAGAGAAGCGGATCCTCTGATTGGTGAAAAACCAGTTTTAATAGAAAGCCATCCCAAGAAAAATGGGGTTTCCCAATCAAATCAGTTCTTTACTTCAGAGATGCATGGGGACCATTGCTATCGTTCCAGCCTTTCACGTTCGAGGCCAGGGGTACTGTTTCCCCTGAGGAGTGAGGCCCAACCAGAAGCTCAGTTAAGACATTGCTCCCAGAATGCTTGCTCTGAGCCTGAAGAGCAAACGCACCAAGCTAGTGATGTCAAACTGTTTGGGCAAATTATCTGTCATCCGTCATCCTCACAAAAATCAAATTCTTCCCCGCATGAATGCAATAGTAAGCCCTCCTCACCGAGAATTAATAGGTCTTCAACTGGGAAACCATCTAATGCTGTAAAAGCTGGCATGCCTTTTGCTTCCACACCTGGAAATAGTGGTCATGTGGGTCTGGAGGAGCTGCCTGTAAGAAGTTATGGCTTCTGTGACGGGAATAGACTACAGAGTGGATTCTCATCCTTGCCAGAATCTGCTGTCATGTTGGCGAAGTATCATGGATCACTGGCTGGAATGTCATTTTACACTGCCAAAGATAGTGTTCCTAGCAGCAACGGGATTTTAGCACAGCAGTCTTACATGCAGCACTTGGCATCAGATGGAAAGCGGCTTGAAAGCTTCTGTGAGCTGCAGAAGAGGAACGGGATTGAAATGGTTTCAGGGTTCCAGCAGCAAGGGAGGGTTGCAAGGTTAGGAGCAAACATGGTGGGGGGAGGAATACTTGGCAGTGGAGGGGTGTCAGACCCTGTGGCGGCCTTAAAAATGCATTATGCTGCAAGGGCCAATGTCCTTAGCGGTGAAATGGAGTCATGGAGAGGAGATATAGGAGGGAGATAG
- the LOC103709716 gene encoding uncharacterized protein LOC103709716 isoform X2 codes for MPPEPVPWDRKDSVFKERKHETGTGSDAPGSGSSFSTPRWREPFHGPRDFSRASPRRPPSGHYRQGGSYHQIYPDESGAHGCTPSRSDRFWLEDESFRPSSGRYGVVGGGGGGRSGSGGSREGRGSFRRFPYWDSVDFSRQQHHDPHVTAQRSVAVPIPPASQPPLKDPNDKTGGGAEDGSGTGHRSEQDHSLGSISWKPLKWSRPGSLSFTKAGRSESEETGLEVSVPPGKESPIRSPVASPAPSDEGAPRKKPRLGWGQGLAKYEKQKVEGSLDPPGTAAKVSVNDTSPKVVGLAGCPSPATPGSFTCSSSPGIEEKPCIKAVNGENDTSHCSDSSEEFSIRLGYMKGNPINILNTLLADLLQPEDASSGDSTFSRETAMNKLLLLKSGVSKELEKTEYELDLFENKLKSMDSDAENDPYQSSFTIPANSAPEPCIESSDVASKDSNPSKYHEFSSSACTGNPALYTNSLNDNNTEIKDGDVDNPQAASSRFNNLACSSRGVHDHNNEKLAGCFEIFEKVRFKVPEIRHFILSDAERPTAVCDHGDGNCVEAASSSENGNSEASLHGKTDCNLISLIMASNWDAAKKASQVFHKALPTDPPQFDVWELGKLLSPSKNDLRVKEKLAIHKGLLKFKERVLALKFRALHHLWKEDLRLLSIRKHRTKSSKRFELSSRASQGGSQKQRCSFRSRFALPAGNLTLVPTTEIVEFTSKLLSDSQIKLYRNNLKMPALIFDEKERKQTKFITSNRLIEDPISFEKERAMINPWTQEEKEVFMEMLATFGKDFTKISSFLSHKTTADCIEFYYKNHKSESFKEVKKRLDLKKQWQCLPTSNYLVTSGKKWNRGINAASLDMLGAASMVAAHSSGNAKSQQRYAGRSIHGTYNGLKVPCGNYRSLETVSSVEIPGHERETVAADVLAGMCGALSSEAMSSCVTSSIDPVEKMSFMAVERPLTLEVTQIFDEGTCSNEGCGDLDSFDWTDEEKSMFIRALSMYGKDFARISRRVGTRSREQCKIFFSKARKCLGLDVIHQGISNGGMPMGDANGGRGDADDACAAEMDSAICSTQSCSKMDADVCQSVAKINSEGWVNAAMTPLQAETDRTSEQGVVGGINLEEEGKVDKHVSVLPENKLVSEGDNPQSVFTLKKNADAAIRSNESVQLHEAVECVHAAMKIGGSMVSPVEPAFTACMEVESKAHIDDVVQQKGNGGKFSADVMKKEVDVPLLVPETGSCNKQQMDIDLINGGKICSASNSKVDLNSLLPGKKVDDCPRSTFAPDCQHQIHLDLLRCLQKIPQGISLKQENPDSLLLNSVLPDPSSICFEGPHLVASQAMNFEEHGNKQHLNPAARDLYQQYMIRNPFLHLVDQPLHVLRGYQLQVKNQEVKREADPLIGEKPVLIESHPKKNGVSQSNQFFTSEMHGDHCYRSSLSRSRPGVLFPLRSEAQPEAQLRHCSQNACSEPEEQTHQASDVKLFGQIICHPSSSQKSNSSPHECNSKPSSPRINRSSTGKPSNAVKAGMPFASTPGNSGHVGLEELPVRSYGFCDGNRLQSGFSSLPESAVMLAKYHGSLAGMSFYTAKDSVPSSNGILAQQSYMQHLASDGKRLESFCELQKRNGIEMVSGFQQQGRVARLGANMVGGGILGSGGVSDPVAALKMHYAARANVLSGEMESWRGDIGGR; via the exons ATGCCTCCAGAACCAGTGCCTTGGGATCGCAAGGACTCGGTGTTCAAGGAGAGGAAGCACGAGACAGGGACTGGCTCCGACGCCCCAGGCAGCGGTTCCTCGTTCTCCACACCGCGGTGGAGGGAGCCCTTCCACGGGCCCCGTGACTTCTCCCGCGCTTCCCCTCGTCGGCCTCCATCAG GTCACTACCGGCAGGGAGGTAGTTATCATCAGATTTACCCCGACGAGTCGGGCGCCCATGGGTGCACCCCTTCCCGGTCAGATAGATTTTGGTTGGAAGATGAGAGCTTTAGGCCTTCTTCGGGAAGATATGGCGTTgtcggcggcggtggcggcggacGGAGCGGCAGTGGAGGCAGCAGGGAGGGCCGGGGATCTTTCCGGCGGTTCCCTTATTGGGACTCCGTCGACTTCTCACGGCAGCAGCATCACGACCCTCATGTGACCGCTCAGAGGTCAGTCGCAGTTCCGATCCCGCCCGCATCTCAACCGCCCTTGAAAGATCCAAATGATAAGACCGGTGGCGGTGCGGAGGATGGCTCGGGCACAGGCCACAGATCCGAACAGGACCATTCGTTGGGTTCGATCTCGTGGAAGCCCCTTAAGTGGAGCCGTCCCGGTAGCCTTTCCTTCACGAAGGCTGGCAGATCTGAGTCGGAGGAGACCGGGCTCGAGGTGTCGGTGCCTCCTGGGAAAGAGAGTCCGATCAGATCTCCGGTGGCGTCCCCTGCACCCTCTGATGAAGGTGCTCCTAGGAAGAAGCCGCGTCTTGGGTGGGGCCAGGGCCTGGCAAAGTATGAGAAGCAGAAGGTGGAAGGATCTCTGGATCCCCCTGGGACTGCTGCCAAGGTGTCTGTCAATGACACTAGCCCGAAAGTTGTGGGTCTTGCTGGATGCCCTTCTCCCGCAACTCCAGGATCATTCACCTGCAGTTCATCACCAG GCATAGAGGAGAAGCCTTGCATCAAGGCAGTGAATGGTGAGAATGATACAAGTCATTGCAGTGATTCGTCCGAGGAATTCTCTATTAGGTTAGGTTACATGAAGGGTAATCCTATTAACATCCTGAATACTCTGCTTGCTGATTTATTGCAACCTGAGGATGCCAGTTCTGGGGATTCCACTTTCTCAAGAGAAACTGCTATGAACAAGTTGCTGTTATTAAAATCGGGTGTTTCTAAGGAATTGGAGAAAACTGAATATGAACTCGATTTGTTTGAAAACAAACTCAAGTCCATGGATAGTGATGCTGAAAATGATCCTTATCAAAGTTCTTTTACAATACCAGCTAATAGTGCACCAGAACCTTGCATAGAGTCATCTGATGTTGCATCAAAAGATTCTAATCCTTCGAAATATCATGAGTTTTCTTCTTCTGCATGTACAGGGAATCCTGCCCTATATACCAATTCCTTGAATGACAATAATACTGAAATTAAAGATGGGGATGTGGATAACCCGCAAGCAGCTTCATCTAGATTTAACAATTTAGCATGCTCCAGTAGGGGAGTTCATGATCACAACAATGAAAAATTGGCTGGATGCTTTGAGATTTTTGAGAAGGTCAGGTTCAAGGTCCCAGAAATCCGACATTTTATCTTATCTGATGCGGAAAGACCTACAGCTGTATGTGATCATGGAGATGGGAATTGTGTAGAGGCAGCAAGTAGTAGCGAGAATGGTAACTCTGAAGCAAGTTTACATGGCAAGACAGACTGTAATTTAATAAGTTTAATTATGGCTTCTAATTGGGATGCTGCAAAAAAAGCTTCACAAGTATTTCATAAGGCATTGCCTACTGATCCACCTCAGTTTGATGTTTGGGAATTAGGTAAACTTTTGTCACCGAGTAAAAATGATCTCCGAGTCAAAGAAAAGCTTGCTATTCACAAGGGCTTGCTGAAATTCAAAGAGCGAGTTCTTGCTCTCAAGTTCAGGGCACTCCACCATTTATGGAAGGAGGATCTACGGTTGCTTTCTATAAGAAAGCATCGTACAAAGTCAAGCAAGCGTTTTGAATTAAGTAGCCGAGCATCACAGGGTGGTTCTCAAAAGCAACGTTGTTCTTTCCGGTCAAGGTTTGCACTGCCTG CAGGTAATTTAACTCTAGTTCCTACCACAGAAATAGTAGAGTTTACAAGCAAGTTGCTGTCAGATTCCCAAATCAAGCTCTACAGGAATAACTTGAAGATGCCAGCTCTAATTTTTgatgagaaggagaggaaacagACAAAGTTTATCACAAGTAATAGACTGATAGAAGACCCAATCTCTTTTGAGAAGGAACGAGCAATGATAAACCCATGGAcgcaagaagaaaaggaagtctTCATGGAGATGCTTGCCACATTTGGTAAAGATTTTACGaagatttcttcttttcttagcCACAAAACGACAGCAGACTGCATTGAGTTTTATTACAAGAACCATAAGTCTGAAAGTTTCAAAGAAGTAAAGAAACGGTTGGATCTTAAAAAGCAGTGGCAGTGCTTGCCTACCAGCAATTATCTTGTAACATCAGGAAAGAAGTGGAATCGTGGAATAAATGCTGCTTCACTAGATATGCTTGGGGCAGCATCGATGGTAGCAGCACACAGCAGTGGTAATGCAAAGAGCCAACAAAGGTATGCTGGAAGGTCCATTCATGGAACCTATAATGGCCTGAAAGTGCCTTGCGGGAATTATAGGTCATTGGAAACGGTAAGCAGTGTTGAAATACCAGGGCATGAGAGAGAAACTGTAGCTGCTGATGTTTTAGCGGGCATGTGTGGCGCTCTATCCTCTGAAGCAATGAGCTCTTGTGTTACTAGTTCTATCGACCCTGTCGAGAAGATGAGCTTCATGGCAGTGGAGCGACCCTTGACACTAGAAGTTACCCAAATTTTTGATGAGGGCACTTGTTCAAATGAAGGCTGTGGTGACTTGGACTCGTTTGATTGGACTGATGAGGAGAAGTCCATGTTTATCCGAGCTTTGAGCATGTATGGCAAAGATTTTGCAAGGATCTCACGGCGTGTAGGGACAAGATCAAGGGAGCAATGCAAGATCTTCTTTAGTAAAGCTAGAAAATGTCTTGGCCTAGATGTGATCCACCAAGGAATTAGCAATGGGGGAATGCCAATGGGTGATGCCAATGGAGGAAGGGGTGATGCCGATGATGCTTGTGCTGCTGAGATGGATTCTGCAATTTGCAGTACGCAGTCTTGTTCTAAAATGGATGCAGATGTGTGCCAGTCTGTGGCCAAGATTAACAGTGAAGGGTGGGTTAATGCTGCCATGACTCCCCTGCAGGCTGAAACTGATAGAACAAGCGAGCAGGGTGTCGTGGGAGGAATAAATCTGGAGGAAGAGGGGAAGGTTGATAAGCATGTGTCTGTTCTTCCTGAGAATAAGCTGGTAAGTGAAGGGGACAATCCTCAGTCTGTTTTTACTTTGAAGAAAAATGCTGATGCTGCAATAAGATCTAATGAATCTGTACAGCTTCATGAAGCTGTAGAGTGTGTTCATGCAGCAATGAAGATTGGGGGAAGTATGGTCTCTCCAGTTGAACCTGCCTTTACAGCATGTATGGAAGTCGAGTCCAAAGCTCACATTGATGATGTGGTCCAGCAAAAAGGTAATGGCGGAAAATTTTCTGCAGATGTGATGAAAAAGGAAGTAGATGTGCCATTGCTGGTGCCTGAGACTGGGTCATGTAATAAACAGCAGATGGATATAGACTTAATTAATGGTGGCAAAATTTGCTCTGCAAGCAATTCTAAGGTTGATCTAAATTCTCTGCTCCCAGGAAAGAAAGTTGATGATTGCCCCAGGTCCACATTTGCCCCCGATTGCCAGCATCAGATACACCTGGATCTGCTCCGGTGTCTGCAGAAAATACCTCAGGGCATCTCATTGAAGCAGGAGAATCCCGACTCTTTACTGTTGAACTCAGTGTTGCCTGATCCATCTTCTATTTGTTTTGAGGGCCCTCATCTTGTAGCTTCCCAGGCTATGAATTTTGAGGAGCATGGGAACAAGCAGCATCTGAATCCAGCAGCCAGAGATCTTTACCAGCAGTATATGATAAGAAATCCATTTCTGCATCTGGTTGACCAGCCCTTGCATGTTCTCAGAGGCTATCAGCTGCAGGTCAAAAATCAGGAGGTGAAGAGAGAAGCGGATCCTCTGATTGGTGAAAAACCAGTTTTAATAGAAAGCCATCCCAAGAAAAATGGGGTTTCCCAATCAAATCAGTTCTTTACTTCAGAGATGCATGGGGACCATTGCTATCGTTCCAGCCTTTCACGTTCGAGGCCAGGGGTACTGTTTCCCCTGAGGAGTGAGGCCCAACCAGAAGCTCAGTTAAGACATTGCTCCCAGAATGCTTGCTCTGAGCCTGAAGAGCAAACGCACCAAGCTAGTGATGTCAAACTGTTTGGGCAAATTATCTGTCATCCGTCATCCTCACAAAAATCAAATTCTTCCCCGCATGAATGCAATAGTAAGCCCTCCTCACCGAGAATTAATAGGTCTTCAACTGGGAAACCATCTAATGCTGTAAAAGCTGGCATGCCTTTTGCTTCCACACCTGGAAATAGTGGTCATGTGGGTCTGGAGGAGCTGCCTGTAAGAAGTTATGGCTTCTGTGACGGGAATAGACTACAGAGTGGATTCTCATCCTTGCCAGAATCTGCTGTCATGTTGGCGAAGTATCATGGATCACTGGCTGGAATGTCATTTTACACTGCCAAAGATAGTGTTCCTAGCAGCAACGGGATTTTAGCACAGCAGTCTTACATGCAGCACTTGGCATCAGATGGAAAGCGGCTTGAAAGCTTCTGTGAGCTGCAGAAGAGGAACGGGATTGAAATGGTTTCAGGGTTCCAGCAGCAAGGGAGGGTTGCAAGGTTAGGAGCAAACATGGTGGGGGGAGGAATACTTGGCAGTGGAGGGGTGTCAGACCCTGTGGCGGCCTTAAAAATGCATTATGCTGCAAGGGCCAATGTCCTTAGCGGTGAAATGGAGTCATGGAGAGGAGATATAGGAGGGAGATAG